From a region of the Procambarus clarkii isolate CNS0578487 chromosome 2, FALCON_Pclarkii_2.0, whole genome shotgun sequence genome:
- the LOC138364255 gene encoding uncharacterized protein isoform X7 produces MTSQVVDPSGQASQEARRAVWRGPAWGEVLLSARLIGFTKLVTWTVLCMRLPAPGLQVCTRVHQYNGTAGMINQTQEIGLVQRHCSKLQ; encoded by the exons atgacgtcacaggtagttgacccatcaggccaagctagtcaagaggcgcggcgggcagtgtggcgcgggccggcgtggggagaggtgctgctcagcgcccgcctcattggttttactaaattagtcacctggacagtcctgtgcatgaggttacctgcgccaggcttacag GTATGTACGAGAGTGCATCAATACAACGGCACTGCAGGTATGATCAACCAGACCCAAGAAATTGGTCTCGTACAACGGCACTGCAG